From a region of the Tenggerimyces flavus genome:
- a CDS encoding class I SAM-dependent methyltransferase — translation MGARPAHLSTEVAEGFQDEQVVAVYHQRPPYPAEAIELLLELAAGGPVLDLGCGPGDLARRIAPHVERVDAVDFSEAMVVRGKQLPGGDRANLHWQVGPAEEAELHPPYALATAGESLHWMDWDVVLPRLGTTLAIVDRDWGGSPVTVEALLPLWRQYSSVKNFARYDLIEELTKRGLFTLEGERKCAPEPWRPTVEEYLDARHSQRGFSRTHMGDEAAAAFDQAVTAALEKLIASGDLATTGDRLELEAGAKVSWGSPSAAR, via the coding sequence ATGGGAGCGAGACCAGCGCATCTGTCCACCGAGGTGGCCGAGGGATTCCAGGACGAGCAGGTCGTGGCCGTCTACCACCAGCGGCCGCCGTATCCGGCCGAGGCGATCGAGCTGCTGCTCGAGCTGGCCGCCGGCGGTCCCGTACTCGACCTCGGCTGCGGGCCGGGTGACCTCGCGCGACGGATCGCGCCGCACGTCGAACGGGTCGATGCCGTCGACTTCTCCGAGGCGATGGTCGTACGCGGCAAGCAGCTGCCCGGCGGCGACCGCGCCAACCTGCACTGGCAGGTCGGCCCGGCCGAGGAGGCCGAGCTGCACCCGCCGTACGCGCTCGCGACCGCCGGCGAGAGCCTGCACTGGATGGACTGGGACGTCGTCCTCCCCCGCCTGGGGACGACGCTCGCCATCGTCGACCGCGACTGGGGCGGCTCACCCGTCACCGTCGAGGCGCTGCTCCCGCTCTGGCGGCAGTACTCGTCGGTCAAGAACTTCGCGCGGTACGACCTCATCGAGGAGCTCACCAAGCGCGGCCTGTTCACGCTCGAGGGCGAGCGGAAGTGCGCGCCCGAGCCGTGGCGGCCAACGGTCGAGGAGTACCTCGACGCCCGCCACTCGCAGCGCGGGTTCTCCCGAACGCACATGGGCGACGAAGCCGCCGCCGCGTTCGACCAGGCCGTCACTGCGGCGCTGGAGAAGCTGATCGCCAGCGGTGACCTCGCCACCACTGGCGACCGGCTCGAGCTCGAAGCGGGAGCCAAGGTCAGCTGGGGCTCACCGTCCGCAGCGCGCTAG
- a CDS encoding FadR/GntR family transcriptional regulator: protein MSTEVHRRKLAHELSAGLVEYIQHRRLNAGDQLETVRALAVRFGVAVPTLREALRRLEANGMIELRHGSGIYVGPNISRLVLPNPMPGTVSWRQLTDLLEARLQIEPHIVAKAAEVREEAGIAKLRAGIAEAERCIATDDEGLWLVNLELHRNLAAAAGNPVLTEVVESLLLVHSMEQRQILAIYGDKHRDFLEHQQLVDAVVNGDVENARRLAREHLQDVADRVRTSGEVE, encoded by the coding sequence ATGAGTACGGAGGTCCACCGGCGGAAGCTCGCGCACGAGCTCTCCGCCGGGCTCGTCGAGTACATCCAGCACCGCCGCCTGAACGCGGGCGACCAGCTGGAGACCGTACGAGCGCTCGCCGTCCGGTTCGGCGTCGCGGTGCCGACGCTGCGCGAGGCGCTGCGGCGGCTCGAGGCGAACGGGATGATCGAGCTGCGGCACGGTTCAGGTATCTACGTCGGCCCGAACATCAGCCGGCTCGTGCTCCCCAACCCGATGCCCGGCACCGTGTCCTGGCGGCAGCTCACCGACCTGCTCGAAGCAAGGCTTCAGATCGAGCCGCACATCGTCGCCAAAGCCGCCGAGGTTCGCGAGGAGGCTGGAATCGCCAAGCTGCGTGCGGGAATCGCCGAGGCTGAGCGGTGCATCGCAACCGACGACGAGGGACTCTGGCTCGTCAACCTCGAGTTGCACCGCAACCTCGCCGCGGCTGCCGGCAACCCCGTTCTCACCGAGGTCGTCGAGTCGCTGCTGCTCGTCCACTCGATGGAGCAGCGCCAGATCCTCGCGATCTACGGTGACAAGCACCGCGACTTCCTCGAGCACCAACAGCTCGTGGACGCGGTCGTCAACGGTGACGTCGAGAACGCACGCCGGCTGGCTCGCGAGCATCTGCAGGACGTCGCCGATCGAGTACGCACCAGTGGAGAGGT
- a CDS encoding type II toxin-antitoxin system Phd/YefM family antitoxin: protein MKTLPLSEAKAHLSEIADEVIRTHERVTVTRNGREAFVILSVEDLESIEATLELLADPDAQARVAQAEAEIAAGETFGIDEVEAAFRQRRSRDSG, encoded by the coding sequence ATGAAAACGCTGCCGCTCTCCGAGGCGAAGGCACACCTGTCCGAAATCGCCGACGAGGTGATTCGGACGCACGAGCGGGTCACGGTGACGAGAAACGGGAGAGAAGCATTCGTGATCCTCTCCGTGGAGGATCTCGAGTCCATCGAGGCCACCTTGGAACTGCTCGCCGATCCCGACGCCCAGGCCAGAGTGGCTCAGGCAGAGGCCGAGATCGCCGCCGGCGAGACGTTCGGCATCGATGAGGTGGAGGCCGCCTTCCGCCAACGTCGTTCACGAGACAGTGGCTGA
- a CDS encoding SelT/SelW/SelH family protein, with protein MTQRQPRLEIEYCTQCRWLLRAGWTAQELLTTFVTELGEVALIPGVGGVFDVRLDGELLWSRKDQGGFPELAALKQLVRDRIAPDRSLGHSDKKD; from the coding sequence GTGACGCAGAGGCAGCCCCGGTTGGAGATCGAGTACTGCACCCAGTGCCGGTGGTTGCTGCGTGCGGGGTGGACGGCGCAGGAGCTGCTGACCACGTTCGTCACCGAGCTCGGCGAGGTCGCGCTGATCCCCGGCGTCGGCGGCGTGTTCGACGTACGCCTGGACGGCGAGCTGCTCTGGTCGCGGAAGGACCAGGGCGGGTTCCCGGAGCTGGCGGCACTGAAGCAGCTCGTCCGCGACCGCATCGCCCCCGACCGTTCCCTCGGCCACTCCGACAAGAAGGACTAG
- a CDS encoding ATP-binding protein: protein MSERLVGRDAELAELLEAVSAPPAFVVVEGEAGIGKSRLVRELAGRVPQLLRGSCEPVAEPFPLAPVLEALKDVALPQRLNPVVGALAPVLPELAARLPSAPPALDDHRAERHRLLRAAATLLGELGPAVLVVEDVQWADASTAEFLGYLAARMPPELAVVLTARETPAWEAFARSRPSRIALSPLPLDAVRELAAILLETAEVPEPYARSLHALTAGIPFVVEEVVAAGSGSVPTGLRDAVLPRLAALEEQPREVLGASAVLGLVPDEQILAAVMGLDVATVVRSLSRCHAAGLLHEGTGFRHELARQVVYQSVPAPTRRWLHQRVAEVLQGVVPLPVAQIAHHYEQAGRLLSFVKYAEAAAELAQSQGDDAAAARYLVRAVEVPGLAASDRVRLAAWLARAAVQGLAQSEAAPVLDRVLASVELEPSADGELRFLLGRLLRQQGEALRGYEEIARATVDLADRPDQLALALAILAVPDLVTGRSIAEHRARCLEAVVAAELSGEPFVVAAVGVARVSLLIEVADPSAASAMTALLATPAVADEPREHARACLNWAQAAVHVGDIALADRMLAECRVVAARAEHFRVNTLLDLVSASVDLAAGRFVGLLERVRALSTSEFSAASLETEYLLGAVLAVAGDPDEAERRLRAVVGTAERVGALWPLVPARSALARLLLASGRSVEAAAQASEGLNVLRAKGNWVWAGETVSCLVEASSPAASAAVVEFAVGLAGVAAPAARAHLASCEGRLEEAREEFVRLRLPYEAARISERLGLLEGAQAYDAVGAVASLARVLREMRRTGVPVPYPWRGGRRSYGSALSPREREVAQLAASGQTNAEIAARLYVSPRTVESHVASALRKLGGQTRKDLETLLSVGHGKPEA, encoded by the coding sequence GTGTCGGAACGGCTGGTCGGGCGCGACGCCGAGCTGGCTGAGCTGCTCGAAGCGGTCTCGGCGCCGCCCGCGTTCGTGGTCGTCGAGGGCGAGGCCGGAATCGGCAAGAGCCGGCTCGTGCGCGAGCTGGCCGGTCGCGTTCCGCAGCTGCTGCGCGGCTCGTGCGAGCCGGTGGCCGAGCCGTTCCCGCTCGCGCCGGTGCTCGAGGCGCTGAAGGACGTGGCGCTGCCGCAGCGGCTGAACCCGGTCGTCGGCGCGCTCGCGCCGGTGCTGCCTGAGCTCGCCGCGCGGCTGCCTTCGGCGCCGCCGGCGTTGGACGACCATCGGGCCGAACGGCATCGCCTGCTGCGCGCCGCGGCGACGTTGCTCGGCGAGCTGGGGCCGGCGGTGCTCGTGGTCGAGGACGTGCAGTGGGCGGACGCGAGCACCGCGGAGTTCCTCGGCTACCTGGCCGCACGGATGCCGCCGGAGCTGGCGGTCGTGCTCACTGCGCGGGAGACGCCGGCGTGGGAGGCGTTCGCCCGGTCCCGGCCTTCGCGGATCGCGCTGTCGCCGCTGCCGTTGGACGCCGTCCGCGAGCTGGCCGCGATCCTGCTGGAGACCGCGGAGGTGCCGGAGCCGTACGCGCGGTCGCTGCACGCGCTGACCGCGGGGATCCCGTTCGTCGTCGAGGAGGTCGTCGCGGCTGGGTCAGGGTCGGTGCCGACGGGGTTGCGCGACGCGGTGCTGCCGCGGCTCGCGGCGTTGGAGGAGCAGCCGCGGGAGGTGCTCGGCGCGTCGGCGGTGCTCGGTCTCGTTCCGGACGAGCAGATCCTCGCGGCGGTGATGGGGCTCGACGTGGCGACCGTGGTCCGGTCGCTGAGCCGTTGCCATGCGGCGGGGCTGCTGCACGAGGGGACGGGCTTCCGGCACGAGCTCGCGCGGCAGGTCGTCTACCAGTCCGTTCCCGCGCCGACGCGGCGGTGGCTGCACCAACGGGTGGCCGAGGTGCTGCAGGGCGTGGTGCCGTTGCCGGTCGCGCAGATCGCGCACCACTACGAGCAGGCGGGACGGCTGCTGTCGTTCGTGAAGTACGCCGAGGCCGCGGCGGAGCTCGCGCAGTCACAGGGCGACGACGCGGCGGCCGCGCGGTATCTCGTCCGGGCGGTCGAGGTGCCCGGGCTGGCGGCGTCGGACCGGGTGCGGCTCGCGGCGTGGCTGGCGCGGGCGGCGGTCCAGGGGCTCGCGCAGTCGGAGGCGGCACCCGTACTGGACCGGGTGCTGGCGTCGGTCGAGCTGGAGCCGAGCGCCGATGGGGAGCTGAGGTTCCTGCTCGGGCGGTTGTTGCGGCAGCAGGGCGAGGCTCTGCGTGGGTACGAGGAGATCGCTCGCGCGACCGTGGATCTCGCCGACCGGCCCGACCAGTTGGCGTTGGCGCTCGCGATCCTGGCGGTGCCGGACCTCGTGACGGGACGTTCGATCGCCGAGCACCGCGCTCGGTGCTTGGAGGCGGTGGTGGCGGCGGAGCTGAGCGGCGAGCCGTTCGTGGTCGCGGCGGTCGGCGTGGCGCGGGTGTCGTTGCTGATCGAGGTCGCGGACCCGTCCGCTGCTTCGGCGATGACTGCTTTGTTGGCGACGCCGGCGGTGGCGGACGAGCCGCGCGAACACGCCCGGGCCTGCCTGAACTGGGCACAGGCCGCGGTGCACGTCGGTGACATCGCGCTGGCCGACCGGATGCTGGCGGAGTGCCGCGTGGTCGCCGCGCGGGCGGAGCACTTCCGGGTGAACACGCTGCTCGATCTGGTGTCGGCGTCGGTCGATCTGGCGGCGGGACGCTTCGTGGGCTTGCTGGAACGGGTGCGCGCGTTGTCGACGAGCGAGTTCTCGGCGGCGAGCCTGGAGACGGAGTACCTGCTCGGCGCGGTGCTCGCGGTCGCGGGCGATCCGGACGAGGCGGAACGCCGGCTGCGCGCGGTCGTCGGGACGGCGGAACGGGTCGGTGCGCTGTGGCCGCTCGTTCCGGCGCGTTCCGCTCTGGCGCGGCTGTTGCTCGCGTCGGGACGGTCCGTCGAGGCGGCTGCGCAGGCGTCGGAGGGGCTGAACGTCCTTAGGGCCAAGGGGAACTGGGTCTGGGCGGGCGAGACGGTGTCGTGCCTGGTCGAGGCCTCGTCGCCTGCGGCCTCGGCGGCGGTGGTGGAGTTCGCGGTCGGCCTGGCGGGGGTGGCGGCGCCTGCGGCCCGGGCGCACCTGGCGTCCTGCGAGGGTCGGCTGGAGGAGGCGCGGGAGGAGTTCGTACGGCTGCGCCTGCCGTACGAGGCGGCGCGGATCTCCGAGCGACTCGGGCTGCTTGAGGGCGCGCAGGCGTACGACGCGGTCGGCGCGGTCGCGTCGCTGGCGCGGGTGCTGCGGGAGATGCGGCGGACGGGCGTGCCGGTCCCGTACCCGTGGCGTGGTGGGCGCCGGTCGTACGGCTCGGCGCTGTCGCCGCGCGAACGGGAGGTCGCGCAGCTCGCGGCGTCGGGGCAGACCAACGCCGAGATCGCCGCGCGGCTGTACGTGTCGCCGCGGACCGTCGAGAGCCACGTCGCGAGCGCGCTGCGGAAGCTCGGCGGGCAGACGCGGAAGGACCTCGAGACGTTGTTGTCGGTGGGGCACGGTAAGCCTGAGGCATGA
- a CDS encoding LLM class flavin-dependent oxidoreductase, translating into MRYGVNLPMIGSATRLIELAIATEESGWDGFFLWDHLRLDPSAPDVHDPWVLLGAVAARTSRVRLGTLVTPVARRRPWKLAKEVTTLDHLSGGRAVLGVGLGVPVDLEYAAFGESDQPRVHASMLDEALPVLDTFFRGEQVDHDGEHYSIHARLAPGSVQRPRPPIWVAGTLPYKRPMERALRWDGYFPLDFKTNEAGLTAAGLAEVVEKMAPPEGFEIVTLHTGVSTPAELERAGATWLIDGPDGDDKGMVETERRILDGPPR; encoded by the coding sequence ATGAGATATGGCGTGAACCTCCCGATGATCGGGTCGGCGACGCGACTGATCGAGCTGGCGATCGCGACCGAGGAGTCCGGCTGGGACGGCTTCTTCCTCTGGGACCACCTGCGGCTCGACCCGTCCGCTCCCGACGTCCACGACCCGTGGGTGCTGCTCGGCGCGGTGGCCGCGCGGACGTCCCGCGTACGCCTCGGCACGCTGGTGACGCCGGTCGCGCGGCGGCGGCCGTGGAAGCTGGCCAAGGAGGTCACGACGCTCGACCACCTGTCCGGCGGTCGGGCCGTGCTCGGCGTGGGGCTCGGGGTGCCGGTCGACCTGGAGTACGCGGCTTTCGGCGAGTCCGACCAGCCGCGGGTGCACGCTTCGATGCTGGACGAGGCGCTCCCGGTGCTCGACACGTTCTTCCGGGGCGAGCAGGTCGACCACGACGGCGAGCACTACTCGATCCACGCGCGGCTCGCGCCCGGCTCGGTGCAGCGGCCGCGGCCGCCGATCTGGGTGGCGGGCACGTTGCCGTACAAGCGCCCGATGGAGCGCGCGTTGCGCTGGGACGGCTACTTCCCGTTGGACTTCAAGACCAACGAGGCCGGTCTCACCGCGGCCGGGCTCGCCGAGGTGGTGGAGAAGATGGCGCCGCCGGAGGGCTTCGAGATCGTCACGCTGCACACCGGCGTCTCGACTCCCGCCGAGCTGGAACGCGCCGGCGCGACCTGGCTGATCGACGGCCCGGACGGAGACGACAAGGGCATGGTCGAGACCGAACGCCGGATCCTCGACGGCCCGCCGCGCTAG
- a CDS encoding type II toxin-antitoxin system RelE family toxin produces the protein MSVAAACIEFIKGPLTTNPHRVGAPLRAPFEGQWRARRGTYRIRYRLDEEKRLVFVLDVEHRRDAYWR, from the coding sequence GTGAGCGTCGCGGCAGCTTGCATCGAGTTCATCAAGGGTCCGCTCACCACGAATCCGCATCGCGTCGGGGCCCCGTTGCGGGCTCCGTTCGAGGGCCAATGGCGAGCTCGCCGCGGAACCTATCGGATCCGCTACCGCCTCGACGAGGAGAAGCGGCTGGTCTTTGTCCTCGACGTAGAGCATCGGCGCGACGCGTATTGGCGTTAG
- a CDS encoding DUF4185 domain-containing protein, which yields MRRWIGLVGIVGLTGALFSAPVAEAKPPKECDVVSRNWTASAQIDQARTQRFTAYGNTGVGWTGGDSTYSVPLSHGRTAWLFSDTFWGPVNADGSRPTDVPFLNNSFVVERNGKLTTVPKEPRSLVEPDEPNTWNWLGAGLNHGKTLDVIFLEYGKTGPGSFDFAWRENKLVRFDATTLERKSISKLPSSANIQWASWLERVGAHTYIYGVEDLGAAKHMHLARITGTDLAKPWQYWTGTGWSSSEQDSARIMQGVANEYSVSRFKDGYLLVTQDTNEIFSRNIVAYTSCSPTGPFVRKATLYQTPETGAAGSYGNPNIITYNAHEHPDFRNGNELLITYNVNSLDPNADLYRDVTIYRPRFVKVTLTSTR from the coding sequence ATGCGGCGGTGGATCGGGTTGGTCGGGATCGTGGGACTGACGGGAGCGCTCTTCAGCGCGCCGGTGGCGGAGGCGAAGCCCCCCAAGGAGTGTGACGTGGTCAGCCGTAACTGGACGGCCAGCGCGCAGATCGACCAGGCGAGGACGCAGCGGTTCACCGCGTACGGCAACACCGGGGTGGGGTGGACGGGCGGCGACTCGACCTACTCCGTCCCGCTCAGCCATGGTCGCACCGCGTGGCTGTTCTCCGACACTTTCTGGGGTCCGGTCAACGCCGACGGCAGCCGGCCGACCGACGTGCCGTTCCTCAACAACTCCTTCGTCGTCGAACGCAACGGCAAGCTCACCACGGTGCCGAAGGAGCCGCGAAGCCTCGTCGAGCCCGACGAGCCCAACACCTGGAACTGGCTCGGCGCCGGCCTCAACCACGGCAAGACGCTCGACGTGATCTTCCTCGAGTACGGCAAGACCGGCCCGGGCTCGTTCGACTTCGCCTGGCGCGAGAACAAGCTCGTCCGCTTCGACGCCACTACGCTCGAACGCAAGAGCATCAGCAAGCTCCCGTCGAGCGCCAACATCCAGTGGGCTTCCTGGCTCGAACGCGTCGGCGCCCACACCTACATCTACGGTGTCGAGGACCTCGGTGCCGCCAAGCACATGCACCTCGCCCGCATCACCGGAACCGACCTCGCCAAGCCGTGGCAGTACTGGACCGGCACGGGCTGGTCCAGCAGCGAGCAGGACTCCGCGCGCATCATGCAGGGCGTCGCGAACGAGTACAGCGTGTCCCGCTTCAAGGACGGCTACCTGCTCGTCACGCAGGACACGAACGAGATCTTCAGCCGCAACATCGTCGCCTACACGTCGTGCTCGCCGACGGGACCGTTCGTCCGCAAGGCCACGCTCTACCAGACGCCCGAGACCGGGGCGGCCGGCTCGTACGGAAATCCCAACATCATCACGTACAACGCGCACGAGCACCCCGACTTCCGCAACGGCAACGAGCTGCTCATCACCTACAACGTCAACAGTCTCGACCCGAACGCCGACCTCTACCGCGACGTGACGATCTACCGTCCACGCTTCGTCAAGGTCACGTTGACGTCGACGCGATGA